A part of Lampris incognitus isolate fLamInc1 chromosome 21, fLamInc1.hap2, whole genome shotgun sequence genomic DNA contains:
- the cryaa gene encoding alpha-crystallin A chain, with the protein MDIAIQHPWFRRALGSIYPARLFDQFFGEGMFDYDLFPYTASTISPYYRQSMFRGFLDSNNSGISEVRSDREKFTVYLDVKHFSPDELSVKVTEDYVEIQGKHGERQDDHGYISREFHRRYRLPSSVDQSAITCTLSADGLLNLSGPKFIGGGDSGHSERSIPVTRDDKPNAAASS; encoded by the exons ATGGATATTGCAATCCAGCATCCCTGGTTCAGACGTGCCCTAGGCTCCATCTACCCTGCCCGGCTCTTTGACCAGTTTTTTGGGGAGGGCATGTTTGATTATGACCTGTTCCCCTACACTGCCTCCACCATCAGCCCCTATTACAGACAGTCGATGTTCCGCGGCTTCCTGGATTCCAACAACTCTGGCATCTCTGAG GTGAGGTCTGACAGGGAGAAGTTCACAGTCTACCTGGATGTCAAGCACTTTTCTCCTGATGAGCTCAGTGTTAAAGTCACTGAAGACTATGTGGAGATCCAGGGCAAGCATGGCGAGAGACAG GATGATCACGGTTACATCTCTCGAGAGTTTCATCGCCGCTACCGTCTCCCCTCCAGTGTTGACCAATCAGCAATCACCTGCACTCTGTCTGCTGATGGCCTCTTGAACCTGAGTGGCCCAAAGTTCATAGGCGGAGGAGACTCTGGCCACAGCGAGCGCAGCATCCCTGTCACCCGTGATGATAAACCCAACGCCGCAGCCTCTTCCTAG